The following are encoded together in the Nocardioides thalensis genome:
- the ettA gene encoding energy-dependent translational throttle protein EttA: MAEYVLSLRNVRKAHGDKVVLDNVTLSFLHGAKIGVVGPNGAGKSSLLKLMAGLDQPNNGDVIKDPDATVGMLQQEPPLTEGKTVLENVEEAVGDLKAKMKRLEDAYMEMGDPDADQDALMAETGELQTYLDNHSAWDIDSRLEQAMDALRCPPSDALVDNLSGGERRRVALCKLLLQQPDLLLLDEPTNHLDAESVQWLEGHLKGYPGAVLAITHDRYFLDNVAEWIAEVDRGSIHGYEGNYSTYLETKKERLKIEGQKDAKRAKMLEKELEWVRSNAKARQTKSKSRLARYEELAAEADKARKIDTADINIPPGPRLGDVVLEAKGLTKAFGNRVLWNDISFTLPRAGIVGIVGPNGVGKTTLFRMITGSEEPDSGELQVGQTVKISYVDQSRGGIDPNKNVWEVVSDGLDFIKVANFEMNSRAYVASFGFKGPDQQKKAGILSGGERNRLNLALTLKQGGNMLLLDEPTNDLDVETLSSLEDALLDFPGCAVVTSHDRWFLDRIATHILAWEGTEEAEGEWFWFEGNFASYEENKVERLGPDAARPHRVTHRRLTRD; the protein is encoded by the coding sequence ATGGCTGAGTACGTCCTCTCGCTGCGCAACGTGCGCAAGGCCCACGGCGACAAGGTGGTCCTCGACAACGTCACGCTCTCGTTCCTGCACGGCGCCAAGATCGGCGTCGTCGGGCCCAACGGTGCGGGCAAGTCGTCGCTCCTCAAGCTGATGGCCGGTCTCGACCAGCCCAACAACGGCGACGTCATCAAGGACCCCGACGCCACCGTCGGCATGCTCCAGCAGGAGCCGCCGCTCACCGAGGGCAAGACGGTGCTCGAGAACGTCGAGGAGGCCGTCGGCGACCTGAAGGCGAAGATGAAGCGCCTCGAGGACGCCTACATGGAGATGGGCGACCCCGACGCCGACCAGGACGCGCTCATGGCCGAGACCGGCGAGCTCCAGACCTACCTCGACAACCACAGCGCCTGGGATATCGACAGCCGGCTCGAGCAGGCGATGGACGCCCTGCGCTGCCCGCCGTCCGACGCCCTCGTCGACAACCTCTCCGGTGGCGAGCGCCGTCGGGTGGCGCTGTGCAAGCTGCTGCTCCAGCAGCCCGACCTGCTGCTCCTCGACGAGCCCACCAACCACCTCGACGCCGAGTCGGTGCAGTGGCTCGAGGGCCACCTCAAGGGCTACCCCGGCGCCGTCCTGGCGATCACCCACGACCGCTACTTCCTCGACAACGTCGCCGAGTGGATCGCCGAGGTCGACCGCGGCTCGATCCACGGCTACGAGGGCAACTACTCCACCTACCTGGAGACCAAGAAGGAGCGCCTCAAGATCGAGGGGCAGAAGGACGCCAAGCGCGCCAAGATGCTCGAGAAGGAGCTGGAGTGGGTGCGCTCCAACGCCAAGGCGCGGCAGACCAAGTCCAAGTCCCGCCTCGCGCGTTACGAGGAGCTGGCGGCCGAGGCCGACAAGGCCCGCAAGATCGACACCGCGGACATCAACATCCCGCCGGGCCCGCGGCTCGGCGACGTCGTGCTCGAGGCGAAGGGCCTCACCAAGGCGTTCGGTAACCGGGTGCTGTGGAACGACATCTCGTTCACCCTGCCGCGCGCCGGCATCGTCGGCATCGTCGGCCCCAACGGCGTCGGCAAGACCACCCTGTTCCGGATGATCACCGGCAGCGAGGAGCCCGACTCCGGCGAGCTCCAGGTCGGCCAGACGGTGAAGATCTCGTACGTCGACCAGAGCCGCGGCGGCATCGACCCCAACAAGAACGTGTGGGAGGTCGTGTCCGACGGGCTCGACTTCATCAAGGTCGCCAACTTCGAGATGAACTCGCGGGCCTACGTGGCGTCGTTCGGGTTCAAGGGACCCGACCAGCAGAAGAAGGCCGGCATCCTCTCCGGCGGTGAGCGCAACCGGCTCAACCTGGCGCTGACGCTCAAGCAGGGCGGCAACATGCTGCTGCTCGACGAGCCCACCAACGACCTCGACGTCGAGACGCTGTCCTCGCTCGAGGACGCCCTGCTCGACTTCCCCGGCTGCGCCGTGGTCACCTCGCACGACCGGTGGTTCCTCGACCGCATCGCGACCCACATCCTCGCCTGGGAGGGCACCGAGGAGGCCGAGGGCGAGTGGTTCTGGTTCGAGGGCAACTTCGCCTCCTACGAGGAGAACAAGGTCGAGCGCCTCGGGCCCGACGCGGCGCGTCCGCACCGGGTCACCCACCGCCGCCTGACCCGCGACTGA
- a CDS encoding MarR family transcriptional regulator, protein MSEDGRASTRDAWRRREPRWLDKDQQRSWRALVLGSTLLFDRLDEDLRSQHGISLVEYEILVRLSESEGELRMARLADSLAHSRSRVTHTVKRMEADGLVQRCESPDDGRGVICRMTDRGDLLLRNVAPSHVAGVRDYLVDLVDADDFAALGRVMNAVADRLIGDHPERELRDDRG, encoded by the coding sequence GTGAGTGAGGACGGCCGGGCGTCGACCCGGGACGCGTGGCGACGCCGCGAGCCGCGCTGGCTCGACAAGGACCAGCAGCGGTCGTGGCGCGCGCTCGTGCTCGGCAGCACGCTGCTGTTCGACCGCCTCGACGAGGACCTCCGCAGCCAGCACGGCATCTCGCTGGTCGAGTACGAGATCCTCGTGCGCCTGTCCGAGTCCGAGGGCGAGCTGCGGATGGCGCGGCTCGCCGACTCGCTCGCCCACAGCCGCAGCCGGGTGACCCACACCGTCAAGCGGATGGAGGCCGACGGCCTGGTCCAGCGCTGCGAGTCGCCCGACGACGGCCGCGGCGTCATCTGCCGGATGACCGACCGCGGCGACCTGCTCCTCCGCAACGTGGCGCCGAGCCACGTCGCGGGCGTGCGCGACTACCTCGTCGACCTCGTCGACGCCGACGACTTCGCGGCACTCGGCCGGGTGATGAACGCGGTCGCCGACCGCCTCATCGGCGACCACCCGGAGCGTGAGCTGCGCGACGACCGGGGCTGA